TGCTGATAAAGAACAGCGTTACCGACAGCGGTATGTTGATCTCATTGTAAATCCACAAGTGCGCCAGCAGTTTGTGCTCCGAAGCAAGCTTATTACTGGTATTCGAACATTTTTAAACCAGAAAGATTTTATTGAAGTAGAAACCCCGATGATGCAGGCAATTCCTGGTGGTGCAGCCGCCCGCCCCTTTATTACTCATCACAATGCACTTGACATTGACCTGTATCTGCGCATTGCACCTGAATTGTATCTTAAACGGCTGCTTGTTGGCGGATTTGAAAAGGTGTATGAGCTCAACCGCAATTTCCGCAATGAAGGAATATCAACGCGCCATAATCCGGAATTTACAATGCTTGAGTTGTATCAGGCATATGCAGATTACAACGACATGATGGAAATAACGCAGGAGATGATAAGCACACTTGCTCAACAGTTATTGGGCTCCATGGTACTACAGTACCAGGGTAACACCATTGACCTCACACCACCATGGCAAAAGATTTCCTATGTCGATGCTCTGAAAAAATACACGGGGATAGATTTTCAAAAGCTGTCGCACACTGAAGCAGTCCAGAAAGCAAAGGATGTTGGTATTGATGTTGATGAAAGCATGTCAAAGTGGAAAATAGCAGAGGAGATGTTTGAGGAAAAGGTTGAAGCAAATCTCATTCAACCAACATTTATCATAGACTATCCAAAAGAGCTATCGCCCCTTGCAAAAAGCAGGGAGGATGACATTGAGTTTGTTGAGCGCTTTGAGGTATATATTGCAGGTAGGGAGATAGCCAACGCATTTAGCGAGCTCAATGACCCATTTGATCAACGTGAGCGATTTGAACAGCAGGTGAAAATGCGTGAAGC
Above is a genomic segment from Spirochaetota bacterium containing:
- the lysS gene encoding lysine--tRNA ligase, with the translated sequence RRTHTAAQIKEIFAEGTELHVRAAGRIKSKRVMGKASFAHIEDASGLIQVYARLDKLGDDPYELFKTLDLGDIIGVAGHVFKTKQGEITIEVQEVTLLAKCIRPLPVVKEKDGKVFDEFADKEQRYRQRYVDLIVNPQVRQQFVLRSKLITGIRTFLNQKDFIEVETPMMQAIPGGAAARPFITHHNALDIDLYLRIAPELYLKRLLVGGFEKVYELNRNFRNEGISTRHNPEFTMLELYQAYADYNDMMEITQEMISTLAQQLLGSMVLQYQGNTIDLTPPWQKISYVDALKKYTGIDFQKLSHTEAVQKAKDVGIDVDESMSKWKIAEEMFEEKVEANLIQPTFIIDYPKELSPLAKSREDDIEFVERFEVYIAGREIANAFSELNDPFDQRERFEQQVKMREAGDDEAQMMDIDYVTALEYGMPPAGGLGIGIDRLVMLFIDTASIKDTILFPLLKPER